Proteins co-encoded in one Cercospora beticola chromosome 7, complete sequence genomic window:
- a CDS encoding uncharacterized protein (CAZy:GT8), protein MPAVLGVRNIAFAIVAIVFLMLFYHTSGGTRAPVSWSPKAPEFKGFAPLPEGITVPLSTQQQEDEKLRQEANALGGGAGGAANPAHVLPGGEQVAADGNSMGGLGGASTEAGQLGGLGGGNALGGGSLGGLGDGAAAPPAAPFAPAADAGPFAAPAAAGGSLPGPAIDQAGPPLAPPPPAAAPGMPPAPAPGMVNALPVPPVPAAPGPEAAQMPPMPAMPGLGSSPQMPPLQPNLGSTVGGTAPAAPPVSDPHFQGGFADAPFQQNLDLETPKMDILKLRRYKPHNYKGEGHPTYATHITTPGGSLNDPYFLAALQLIFRVLWDIRSGSAQYPFTAFVAPHITEEQRSVLAAAGAIVRELDSIEWHPDKNTQGRWQYNFARLNLWRQTDFSKILYLDADAFPVQNLDDLLGAATRSCRRELLPLEDQASGDEICPYTFMAAQQNLLANPTATIELNTGVMLIQPNLAMHRRLTRELTANKNWDTAMADKAFLSEMFKASGPFPVVQLAREYNGFFPGPLDEGKLKVVHEKLWVELQESAPWTKGMFREKHAEMKVFYESPAFQEVRLRDGERVY, encoded by the coding sequence ATGCCGGCCGTCCTCGGCGTGCGCAACATCGCGTTCGCGATTGTCGCGATTGTGTTTTTGATGTTGTTTTATCATACGTCTGGAGGCACGAGGGCACCTGTTAGTTGGTCACCGAAAGCACCGGAGTTCAAGGGTTTTGCGCCTCTGCCTGAGGGGATCACGGTGCCGCTttcgacgcagcagcaggaagatGAGAAGTTGAGGCAGGAAGCCAATGCTTTGGGAGGTGGTGCTGGAGGTGCGGCGAATCCGGCGCATGTTTTGCCTGGTGGGGAGCAGGTTGCTGCAGATGGGAATTCTATGGGAGGACTTGGAGGAGCGAGTACTGAGGCCGGCCAGCTAGGTGGGTTGGGTGGTGGGAATGCATTGGGCGGAGGGTCTTTAGGAGGATTGGgagatggtgctgctgctccccCTGCTGCTCCCTTTGCCCcagctgctgatgctggcccttttgctgctcctgctgctgctggtggctcTCTGCCTGGCCCGGCGATCGATCAGGCTGGTCCCCCTCtcgctccacctcctcctgctgctgctccaggaATGCCTCCAGCACCCGCTCCGGGAATGGTGAACGCGCTTCCTGTGCCTCCTGTACCAGCTGCTCCAGGTCCGGAAGCAGCCCAAATGCCTCCTATGCCAGCTATGCCAGGACTTGGGAGTTCACCACAGATGCCACCTCTTCAGCCAAATCTTGGGAGCACGGTGGGCGGGACAGCACCTGCTGCACCACCAGTCTCAGATCCACACTTCCAAGGAGGCTTTGCAGATGCCCCATTTCAGCAGAACCTGGACTTGGAAACGCCCAAGATGGATATTCTGAAGCTTCGTCGCTATAAGCCGCACAATTACAAGGGCGAAGGGCACCCGACATATGCCACACACATTACGACCCCGGGAGGATCGCTGAACGACCCTTACTTCCTTGCAGCTCTACAGCTCATCTTTCGCGTTCTATGGGATATACGATCCGGATCCGCTCAATACCCATTCACGGCATTCGTCGCGCCACACATTACGGAAGAGCAGCGTAGCGTCCTCGCAGCCGCAGGTGCGATAGTCCGCGAACTCGACTCCATCGAATGGCACCCGGACAAGAACACACAGGGTCGCTGGCAATACAACTTCGCCCGTTTGAACCTCTGGCGTCAAACAGACTTCAGCAAAATCCTGTATCTCGACGCAGATGCCTTCCCAGTCCAGAACCTCGATGATCTCCTAGGAGCCGCTACCCGATCATGCAGGAGGGAATTACTGCCCTTAGAAGACCAGGCTTCCGGAGACGAGATCTGCCCGTACACATTCATGGCCGCTCAACAGAACCTCCTTGCAAACCCTACGGCCACGATAGAACTCAACACGGGAGTGATGCTTATCCAACCCAACCTCGCCATGCACCGACGTCTTACACGTGAACTCACAGCGAACAAAAATTGGGATACCGCGATGGCTGACAAGGCTTTCCTATCTGAGATGTTCAAAGCTTCTGGTCCGTTCCCAGTCGTGCAGTTAGCGAGGGAGTACAATGGCTTCTTCCCTGGTCCGTTAGACGAGGGGAAGCTGAAAGTGGTGCACGAGAAGCTTTGGGTTGAGTTGCAGGAATCTGCGCCTTGGACCAAAGGAATGTTCAGGGAGAAGCATGCGGAGATGAAGGTATTCTATGAGAGTCCCGCCTTCCAGGAAGTCCGGCTAAGAGATGGGGAGAGGGTATATTAA